One genomic region from uncultured Subdoligranulum sp. encodes:
- a CDS encoding amino acid ABC transporter permease produces MIQIITTYGGLLLTAMGQTLLLALCGLFFACILGLIFGLLSVVKNRACNIISIIFVDAIRGVPMIVLAYFIYFGIPYLLNTILGFGGVTLTALQAGTICLALNCGAYMAEIIRAGIESVDKGQMEAARSLGLPYWRAMFRVVLPQAIRTMIPSIINQFIITLKDTSILSVIGFPELVNTAKNVVANSFMSFQVWAIVAVMYLIVITILSVLAKQMERRLNRGRE; encoded by the coding sequence TTGATCCAGATCATCACCACCTACGGCGGCCTGCTGCTGACGGCCATGGGCCAGACGCTGCTGCTGGCACTCTGCGGGCTGTTCTTCGCCTGCATCCTGGGCCTGATCTTCGGCCTGCTCAGCGTGGTCAAAAACCGGGCCTGCAACATCATCTCCATCATCTTCGTGGACGCCATCCGCGGCGTGCCCATGATCGTGCTGGCCTACTTCATCTATTTCGGCATTCCCTATCTGCTCAACACCATTCTGGGCTTCGGCGGCGTCACCCTCACCGCCCTGCAGGCCGGTACCATCTGCCTGGCGCTGAACTGCGGCGCCTATATGGCCGAGATCATCCGCGCCGGCATCGAGAGCGTGGACAAGGGCCAGATGGAAGCCGCCCGCAGCCTGGGCCTGCCCTACTGGCGCGCCATGTTCCGGGTGGTGCTGCCCCAGGCCATCCGCACCATGATCCCCAGCATCATCAACCAGTTCATCATCACCCTCAAGGATACCTCCATCCTGTCGGTCATCGGTTTCCCCGAGCTGGTCAACACCGCCAAGAACGTGGTGGCCAACTCCTTCATGTCCTTCCAGGTCTGGGCCATCGTGGCTGTCATGTACCTGATCGTCATCACCATCCTGTCGGTGC